The Parambassis ranga chromosome 14, fParRan2.1, whole genome shotgun sequence genome includes a window with the following:
- the tcerg1b gene encoding transcription elongation regulator 1 isoform X4, with the protein MADQTDSETLGFNDNRMVQQAVRFRGPAPAPAPAPAQTPVLRGPPPLLRPPPPPFGMMRGPPPRPPFARPPFDPNMPPIPPPGGMPPPIGPPHLQRPPFLPPPIGNLPPPPGMIFPPGMPPVPSSGNPALNPAEEIWVENKTPEGKTYYYNARTRESAWTKPDGVKIIQQSELNPLLVAGAAGSGVSAGATAAGSSSSVNTTASTAAGSPTQASSTTPSNALTSSPDSITTPSPSVSIAATVVADLTPIPTVTSTVAVSPVTVVTVSTVPSPVTAVQTVPLLPAALPHSVAQPTAAIPAFPPVMVPPFRVPLPGMHIPLPGVAMMQIVGAPCVKAGPSANGMLPGMGPPLVSMMHPQLALSAGPASIAGSLQLPEWSEYKTADGKTYYYNNRTLESTWEKPQAVLEKEREAEKIKERLAQEEAEAMEMEDEENKLENANNDKERKEEEMTEEEKAAQKARPIATNPIPGTPWCVVWTGDDRVFFYNPTTRLSMWDRPEELVGRADVDKHIQEPPHKRGLEDNKKTVISKEEPEINMAIEENQDEEPTKAKKRKKEDVKEADLEKEAAMEAELRAARERAIVPLEARMTQFREMLLERGVSAFSTWDKELHKIVFDPRYLLLNPKERKQVFDQYVKTRAEEERKEKKNKLMQAKDEFRRMMEEAKLTPRTTFSEFAVKHGRDPRFKTIEKMKDREAIFVEYMTAMRKREKEDSKSRGEKVRQDFFDLLSEQHIEGGQRWSKVKERLETDPRYKAVESSALREELFKQFMEKQAKSVDIEKEREMERQARIEASLREREREVQKARSEQTKEIDREREQHKREEAIQHFKALMSDMVRSSDATWSDTRRNLRKDHRWESASLLEREEKEKLFNEHVEALAKKKKEHFRQLLDETSMITLTTTWKEVKKVIKEDPRCIKFSSSDRKRQREFEDYIKDKYITAKADFRTLLKETKFITYRSRKLIQESEQHLKDVEKILQNDKRYLVLECVPEERRKLIMFYIEDLDRRGPPPPPTASEPTRRSTK; encoded by the exons ATGGCGGACCAGACAGACAGCGAGACTCTCGGGTTCAACGACAACAG AATGGTGCAGCAGGCCGTGCGGTTCCGCGGTCCTGCTCCTGCACCAGCACCTGCGCCCGCCCAGACCCCTGTGCTTCGTGGCCCACCACCACTTCTTaggccaccaccaccaccttttgGGATGATGAGAGGACCACCGCCACGACCGCCGTTTGCACGTCCACCTTTTGACCCCAACATGCCACCCATCCCACCACCAGGAGGCATGCCGCCACCCATTGGACCTCCCCATCTACAG agaccACCgttccttcctcctcctattGGTAATCTGCCACCTCCTCCTGGGATGATATTTCCACCTGGGATGCCCCCTGTTCCTTCATCTGGAAACCCTGCACTCAACCCTGCAGAGGAGATATGGGTAGAGAACAAGACACCAGAGGGAAAG ACATATTACTACAATGCCAGGACCAGAGAATCTGCGTGGACTAAACCAGATGGTGTAAAGATTATCCAGCAGTCTGAACTCAACCCTCTTCTTGTTGCGGGAGCTGCAGGATCAGGTGTGAGTGCGGGGGCGACTGCAGCTGGCAGCTCAAGCAGTGTTAATACTACCGCCAGCACAGCAGCAGGCTCCCCTACACAGGCCTCATCCACAACCCCCTCCAACGCACTCACATCCAGTCCAGACTCCATCACtaccccctccccctctgtgtccattgcag CCACAGTTGTAGCAGACCTCACCCCTATCCCGACAGTGACCTCAACTGTTGCAGTGTCTCCAGTCACTGTGGTGACTGTTTCCACGGTGCCATCACCTGTTACGGCAGTGCAGACCGtgcctctgctgccagcagctctGCCTCACAGTGTGGCCCAGCCCACCGCAGCCATACCTGCCTTCCCCCCTGTCATGGTGCCACCTTTCAGGGTGCCTTTGCCAGGCATGCACATCCCTCTACCAG GTGTAGCAATGATGCAGATAGTTGGTGCACCCTGTGTAAAGGCAGGCCCCAGCGCCAACG GCATGCTTCCTGGTATGGGCCCGCCTTTAGTTTCCATGATGCACCCCCAGCTGGCACTCTCAGCAGGTCCTGCCTCCATTGCTGGATCATTGCAACTCCCTGAGTGGTCAGAGTACAAAACAGCTGATGGGAAAACATACTACTACAACAACCGGACACTGGAGTCCACCTGGGAGAAACCACAGGCTGTTTTGGAGAAAG aaagagaagcagaaaagaTCAAGGAGCGCCTGGCGCAAGAGGAAGCAGAGGCCATGGagatggaggatgaggagaacaAATTAGAAAACGCTAATAATGACAAGGAG cgcaaagaagaagaaatgacagaggaggagaaagcagctcagaAAGCCAGGCCCATAGCCACCAACCCCATCCCTGGAACACCATG GTGTGTGGTATGGACGGGTGATGATCGCGTCTTCTTCTACAACCCAACAACGAGACTGTCCATGTGGGACCGGCCCGAAGAACTGGTTGGTCGAGCAGATGTTGACAAGCACATCCAGGAGCCACCACACAAGAGAGGTCTGGAGGACAACAAGAAGACAG TTATCAGTAAAGAGGAGCCAGAAATAAACATGGCTATTGAAGAGAATCAGGATGAAGAGCCAACCAAAGCCAAAAAGAGGAA GAAAGAGGATGTGAAAGAGGCAGACTTGGAGAAAGAGGCAGCAATGGAGGCAGAGCTCAGAGCTGCCAGAGAAAGAGCTATAGTGCCACTAGAGGCCAGGATGACCCAATTCAGAGaaatgctgctggagagagGG GTTTCTGCGTTCTCAACCTGGGACAAAGAGCTTCACAAGATTGTGTTTGACCCACGATACCTTCTGCTCAACCCAAAAGAAAGGAAACAG GTATTTGACCAGTATGTGAAGACGcgagcagaggaagagaggaaggagaagaagaacaagcTGATGCAGGCCAAAGATGAGTTCAGGAGGATGATGGAGGAGGCAAAGCTCACTCCAAG aacAACATTTAGCGAATTTGCCGTGAAGCACGGTAGAGATCCACGATTTAAAACCATAGAAAAGATGAAGGACAGGGAAGCTATCTTTGTTGAATATATGACCGCAATGAGAAAGCGAGAGAAAGAAGACTCCAAATCCAGAGGAGAGAAG GTCAGACAAGATTTTTTCGATCTCTTAAGTGAGCAGCACATAGAGGGAGGCCAGAGGTGGAGCAAGGTGAAAGAAAGGCTAGAGACAGATCCACGATACAAGGCTGTGGAGAGCTCTGCATTAAGAGAGGAACTCTTTAAACAGTTCATGGAAAAGCAAGCCAAG AGCGTGGACattgaaaaagaaagagaaatggaGCGGCAGGCTCGCATTGAGGCCAGtctcagagagagggagcgggAGGTGCAGAAGGCCCGATCAGAACAGACCAAAGAGATTGACCGGGAGAGGGAGCAGCACAAGAGGGAGGAGGCCATCCAGCATTTCAAAGCTCTCATGTCTGATATG GTCCGGTCTTCGGATGCAACATGGTCAGACACACGTCGTAACCTGCGGAAGGACCATCGCTGGGAATCTGCATCactgctggagagagaggagaaggagaagctgTTTAACGAACACGTAGAAGCTCTAgctaagaagaagaaagaacatttCAGGCAGCTACTAGACGAGACCAGCATG ATCACTCTGACAACCACCTGGAAGGAGGTAAAGAAGGTCATCAAGGAGGATCCTCGCTGTATTAAATTCTCTTCCAGTGACAGA AAGCGACAGCGGGAGTTTGAAGACTACATCAAGGACAAATACATCACAGCCAAGGCTGACTTCAGAACGCTGCTGAAAGAGACAAAGTTCATCACATACAG GTCAAGAAAGCTGATCCAGGAGTCAGAGCAGCATCTGAAAGATGTGGAGAAGATCCTTCAGAATGACAAGAGGTACCTCGTGTTGGAGTGTGTTCCTGAGGAGCGCAGGAAGCTCATCATGTTTTATATTGAAGACCTAG
- the tcerg1b gene encoding transcription elongation regulator 1 isoform X3, giving the protein MADQTDSETLGFNDNRMVQQAVRFRGPAPAPAPAPAQTPVLRGPPPLLRPPPPPFGMMRGPPPRPPFARPPFDPNMPPIPPPGGMPPPIGPPHLQRPPFLPPPIGNLPPPPGMIFPPGMPPVPSSGNPALNPAEEIWVENKTPEGKTYYYNARTRESAWTKPDGVKIIQQSELNPLLVAGAAGSGVSAGATAAGSSSSVNTTASTAAGSPTQASSTTPSNALTSSPDSITTPSPSVSIAATVVADLTPIPTVTSTVAVSPVTVVTVSTVPSPVTAVQTVPLLPAALPHSVAQPTAAIPAFPPVMVPPFRVPLPGMHIPLPGVAMMQIVGAPCVKAGPSANGMLPGMGPPLVSMMHPQLALSAGPASIAGSLQLPEWSEYKTADGKTYYYNNRTLESTWEKPQAVLEKEREAEKIKERLAQEEAEAMEMEDEENKLENANNDKEERKEEEMTEEEKAAQKARPIATNPIPGTPWCVVWTGDDRVFFYNPTTRLSMWDRPEELVGRADVDKHIQEPPHKRGLEDNKKTVISKEEPEINMAIEENQDEEPTKAKKRKKEDVKEADLEKEAAMEAELRAARERAIVPLEARMTQFREMLLERGVSAFSTWDKELHKIVFDPRYLLLNPKERKQVFDQYVKTRAEEERKEKKNKLMQAKDEFRRMMEEAKLTPRTTFSEFAVKHGRDPRFKTIEKMKDREAIFVEYMTAMRKREKEDSKSRGEKVRQDFFDLLSEQHIEGGQRWSKVKERLETDPRYKAVESSALREELFKQFMEKQAKSVDIEKEREMERQARIEASLREREREVQKARSEQTKEIDREREQHKREEAIQHFKALMSDMVRSSDATWSDTRRNLRKDHRWESASLLEREEKEKLFNEHVEALAKKKKEHFRQLLDETSMITLTTTWKEVKKVIKEDPRCIKFSSSDRKRQREFEDYIKDKYITAKADFRTLLKETKFITYRSRKLIQESEQHLKDVEKILQNDKRYLVLECVPEERRKLIMFYIEDLDRRGPPPPPTASEPTRRSTK; this is encoded by the exons ATGGCGGACCAGACAGACAGCGAGACTCTCGGGTTCAACGACAACAG AATGGTGCAGCAGGCCGTGCGGTTCCGCGGTCCTGCTCCTGCACCAGCACCTGCGCCCGCCCAGACCCCTGTGCTTCGTGGCCCACCACCACTTCTTaggccaccaccaccaccttttgGGATGATGAGAGGACCACCGCCACGACCGCCGTTTGCACGTCCACCTTTTGACCCCAACATGCCACCCATCCCACCACCAGGAGGCATGCCGCCACCCATTGGACCTCCCCATCTACAG agaccACCgttccttcctcctcctattGGTAATCTGCCACCTCCTCCTGGGATGATATTTCCACCTGGGATGCCCCCTGTTCCTTCATCTGGAAACCCTGCACTCAACCCTGCAGAGGAGATATGGGTAGAGAACAAGACACCAGAGGGAAAG ACATATTACTACAATGCCAGGACCAGAGAATCTGCGTGGACTAAACCAGATGGTGTAAAGATTATCCAGCAGTCTGAACTCAACCCTCTTCTTGTTGCGGGAGCTGCAGGATCAGGTGTGAGTGCGGGGGCGACTGCAGCTGGCAGCTCAAGCAGTGTTAATACTACCGCCAGCACAGCAGCAGGCTCCCCTACACAGGCCTCATCCACAACCCCCTCCAACGCACTCACATCCAGTCCAGACTCCATCACtaccccctccccctctgtgtccattgcag CCACAGTTGTAGCAGACCTCACCCCTATCCCGACAGTGACCTCAACTGTTGCAGTGTCTCCAGTCACTGTGGTGACTGTTTCCACGGTGCCATCACCTGTTACGGCAGTGCAGACCGtgcctctgctgccagcagctctGCCTCACAGTGTGGCCCAGCCCACCGCAGCCATACCTGCCTTCCCCCCTGTCATGGTGCCACCTTTCAGGGTGCCTTTGCCAGGCATGCACATCCCTCTACCAG GTGTAGCAATGATGCAGATAGTTGGTGCACCCTGTGTAAAGGCAGGCCCCAGCGCCAACG GCATGCTTCCTGGTATGGGCCCGCCTTTAGTTTCCATGATGCACCCCCAGCTGGCACTCTCAGCAGGTCCTGCCTCCATTGCTGGATCATTGCAACTCCCTGAGTGGTCAGAGTACAAAACAGCTGATGGGAAAACATACTACTACAACAACCGGACACTGGAGTCCACCTGGGAGAAACCACAGGCTGTTTTGGAGAAAG aaagagaagcagaaaagaTCAAGGAGCGCCTGGCGCAAGAGGAAGCAGAGGCCATGGagatggaggatgaggagaacaAATTAGAAAACGCTAATAATGACAAGGAG GAgcgcaaagaagaagaaatgacagaggaggagaaagcagctcagaAAGCCAGGCCCATAGCCACCAACCCCATCCCTGGAACACCATG GTGTGTGGTATGGACGGGTGATGATCGCGTCTTCTTCTACAACCCAACAACGAGACTGTCCATGTGGGACCGGCCCGAAGAACTGGTTGGTCGAGCAGATGTTGACAAGCACATCCAGGAGCCACCACACAAGAGAGGTCTGGAGGACAACAAGAAGACAG TTATCAGTAAAGAGGAGCCAGAAATAAACATGGCTATTGAAGAGAATCAGGATGAAGAGCCAACCAAAGCCAAAAAGAGGAA GAAAGAGGATGTGAAAGAGGCAGACTTGGAGAAAGAGGCAGCAATGGAGGCAGAGCTCAGAGCTGCCAGAGAAAGAGCTATAGTGCCACTAGAGGCCAGGATGACCCAATTCAGAGaaatgctgctggagagagGG GTTTCTGCGTTCTCAACCTGGGACAAAGAGCTTCACAAGATTGTGTTTGACCCACGATACCTTCTGCTCAACCCAAAAGAAAGGAAACAG GTATTTGACCAGTATGTGAAGACGcgagcagaggaagagaggaaggagaagaagaacaagcTGATGCAGGCCAAAGATGAGTTCAGGAGGATGATGGAGGAGGCAAAGCTCACTCCAAG aacAACATTTAGCGAATTTGCCGTGAAGCACGGTAGAGATCCACGATTTAAAACCATAGAAAAGATGAAGGACAGGGAAGCTATCTTTGTTGAATATATGACCGCAATGAGAAAGCGAGAGAAAGAAGACTCCAAATCCAGAGGAGAGAAG GTCAGACAAGATTTTTTCGATCTCTTAAGTGAGCAGCACATAGAGGGAGGCCAGAGGTGGAGCAAGGTGAAAGAAAGGCTAGAGACAGATCCACGATACAAGGCTGTGGAGAGCTCTGCATTAAGAGAGGAACTCTTTAAACAGTTCATGGAAAAGCAAGCCAAG AGCGTGGACattgaaaaagaaagagaaatggaGCGGCAGGCTCGCATTGAGGCCAGtctcagagagagggagcgggAGGTGCAGAAGGCCCGATCAGAACAGACCAAAGAGATTGACCGGGAGAGGGAGCAGCACAAGAGGGAGGAGGCCATCCAGCATTTCAAAGCTCTCATGTCTGATATG GTCCGGTCTTCGGATGCAACATGGTCAGACACACGTCGTAACCTGCGGAAGGACCATCGCTGGGAATCTGCATCactgctggagagagaggagaaggagaagctgTTTAACGAACACGTAGAAGCTCTAgctaagaagaagaaagaacatttCAGGCAGCTACTAGACGAGACCAGCATG ATCACTCTGACAACCACCTGGAAGGAGGTAAAGAAGGTCATCAAGGAGGATCCTCGCTGTATTAAATTCTCTTCCAGTGACAGA AAGCGACAGCGGGAGTTTGAAGACTACATCAAGGACAAATACATCACAGCCAAGGCTGACTTCAGAACGCTGCTGAAAGAGACAAAGTTCATCACATACAG GTCAAGAAAGCTGATCCAGGAGTCAGAGCAGCATCTGAAAGATGTGGAGAAGATCCTTCAGAATGACAAGAGGTACCTCGTGTTGGAGTGTGTTCCTGAGGAGCGCAGGAAGCTCATCATGTTTTATATTGAAGACCTAG
- the tcerg1b gene encoding transcription elongation regulator 1 isoform X1 translates to MADQTDSETLGFNDNRMVQQAVRFRGPAPAPAPAPAQTPVLRGPPPLLRPPPPPFGMMRGPPPRPPFARPPFDPNMPPIPPPGGMPPPIGPPHLQRPPFLPPPIGNLPPPPGMIFPPGMPPVPSSGNPALNPAEEIWVENKTPEGKTYYYNARTRESAWTKPDGVKIIQQSELNPLLVAGAAGSGVSAGATAAGSSSSVNTTASTAAGSPTQASSTTPSNALTSSPDSITTPSPSVSIAATVVADLTPIPTVTSTVAVSPVTVVTVSTVPSPVTAVQTVPLLPAALPHSVAQPTAAIPAFPPVMVPPFRVPLPGMHIPLPGVAMMQIVGAPCVKAGPSANGMLPGMGPPLVSMMHPQLALSAGPASIAGSLQLPEWSEYKTADGKTYYYNNRTLESTWEKPQAVLEKEREAEKIKERLAQEEAEAMEMEDEENKLENANNDKEERKEEEMTEEEKAAQKARPIATNPIPGTPWCVVWTGDDRVFFYNPTTRLSMWDRPEELVGRADVDKHIQEPPHKRGLEDNKKTVISKEEPEINMAIEENQDEEPTKAKKRKKEDVKEADLEKEAAMEAELRAARERAIVPLEARMTQFREMLLERGVSAFSTWDKELHKIVFDPRYLLLNPKERKQVFDQYVKTRAEEERKEKKNKLMQAKDEFRRMMEEAKLTPRTTFSEFAVKHGRDPRFKTIEKMKDREAIFVEYMTAMRKREKEDSKSRGEKVRQDFFDLLSEQHIEGGQRWSKVKERLETDPRYKAVESSALREELFKQFMEKQAKSVDIEKEREMERQARIEASLREREREVQKARSEQTKEIDREREQHKREEAIQHFKALMSDMVRSSDATWSDTRRNLRKDHRWESASLLEREEKEKLFNEHVEALAKKKKEHFRQLLDETSMVRNITLTTTWKEVKKVIKEDPRCIKFSSSDRKRQREFEDYIKDKYITAKADFRTLLKETKFITYRSRKLIQESEQHLKDVEKILQNDKRYLVLECVPEERRKLIMFYIEDLDRRGPPPPPTASEPTRRSTK, encoded by the exons ATGGCGGACCAGACAGACAGCGAGACTCTCGGGTTCAACGACAACAG AATGGTGCAGCAGGCCGTGCGGTTCCGCGGTCCTGCTCCTGCACCAGCACCTGCGCCCGCCCAGACCCCTGTGCTTCGTGGCCCACCACCACTTCTTaggccaccaccaccaccttttgGGATGATGAGAGGACCACCGCCACGACCGCCGTTTGCACGTCCACCTTTTGACCCCAACATGCCACCCATCCCACCACCAGGAGGCATGCCGCCACCCATTGGACCTCCCCATCTACAG agaccACCgttccttcctcctcctattGGTAATCTGCCACCTCCTCCTGGGATGATATTTCCACCTGGGATGCCCCCTGTTCCTTCATCTGGAAACCCTGCACTCAACCCTGCAGAGGAGATATGGGTAGAGAACAAGACACCAGAGGGAAAG ACATATTACTACAATGCCAGGACCAGAGAATCTGCGTGGACTAAACCAGATGGTGTAAAGATTATCCAGCAGTCTGAACTCAACCCTCTTCTTGTTGCGGGAGCTGCAGGATCAGGTGTGAGTGCGGGGGCGACTGCAGCTGGCAGCTCAAGCAGTGTTAATACTACCGCCAGCACAGCAGCAGGCTCCCCTACACAGGCCTCATCCACAACCCCCTCCAACGCACTCACATCCAGTCCAGACTCCATCACtaccccctccccctctgtgtccattgcag CCACAGTTGTAGCAGACCTCACCCCTATCCCGACAGTGACCTCAACTGTTGCAGTGTCTCCAGTCACTGTGGTGACTGTTTCCACGGTGCCATCACCTGTTACGGCAGTGCAGACCGtgcctctgctgccagcagctctGCCTCACAGTGTGGCCCAGCCCACCGCAGCCATACCTGCCTTCCCCCCTGTCATGGTGCCACCTTTCAGGGTGCCTTTGCCAGGCATGCACATCCCTCTACCAG GTGTAGCAATGATGCAGATAGTTGGTGCACCCTGTGTAAAGGCAGGCCCCAGCGCCAACG GCATGCTTCCTGGTATGGGCCCGCCTTTAGTTTCCATGATGCACCCCCAGCTGGCACTCTCAGCAGGTCCTGCCTCCATTGCTGGATCATTGCAACTCCCTGAGTGGTCAGAGTACAAAACAGCTGATGGGAAAACATACTACTACAACAACCGGACACTGGAGTCCACCTGGGAGAAACCACAGGCTGTTTTGGAGAAAG aaagagaagcagaaaagaTCAAGGAGCGCCTGGCGCAAGAGGAAGCAGAGGCCATGGagatggaggatgaggagaacaAATTAGAAAACGCTAATAATGACAAGGAG GAgcgcaaagaagaagaaatgacagaggaggagaaagcagctcagaAAGCCAGGCCCATAGCCACCAACCCCATCCCTGGAACACCATG GTGTGTGGTATGGACGGGTGATGATCGCGTCTTCTTCTACAACCCAACAACGAGACTGTCCATGTGGGACCGGCCCGAAGAACTGGTTGGTCGAGCAGATGTTGACAAGCACATCCAGGAGCCACCACACAAGAGAGGTCTGGAGGACAACAAGAAGACAG TTATCAGTAAAGAGGAGCCAGAAATAAACATGGCTATTGAAGAGAATCAGGATGAAGAGCCAACCAAAGCCAAAAAGAGGAA GAAAGAGGATGTGAAAGAGGCAGACTTGGAGAAAGAGGCAGCAATGGAGGCAGAGCTCAGAGCTGCCAGAGAAAGAGCTATAGTGCCACTAGAGGCCAGGATGACCCAATTCAGAGaaatgctgctggagagagGG GTTTCTGCGTTCTCAACCTGGGACAAAGAGCTTCACAAGATTGTGTTTGACCCACGATACCTTCTGCTCAACCCAAAAGAAAGGAAACAG GTATTTGACCAGTATGTGAAGACGcgagcagaggaagagaggaaggagaagaagaacaagcTGATGCAGGCCAAAGATGAGTTCAGGAGGATGATGGAGGAGGCAAAGCTCACTCCAAG aacAACATTTAGCGAATTTGCCGTGAAGCACGGTAGAGATCCACGATTTAAAACCATAGAAAAGATGAAGGACAGGGAAGCTATCTTTGTTGAATATATGACCGCAATGAGAAAGCGAGAGAAAGAAGACTCCAAATCCAGAGGAGAGAAG GTCAGACAAGATTTTTTCGATCTCTTAAGTGAGCAGCACATAGAGGGAGGCCAGAGGTGGAGCAAGGTGAAAGAAAGGCTAGAGACAGATCCACGATACAAGGCTGTGGAGAGCTCTGCATTAAGAGAGGAACTCTTTAAACAGTTCATGGAAAAGCAAGCCAAG AGCGTGGACattgaaaaagaaagagaaatggaGCGGCAGGCTCGCATTGAGGCCAGtctcagagagagggagcgggAGGTGCAGAAGGCCCGATCAGAACAGACCAAAGAGATTGACCGGGAGAGGGAGCAGCACAAGAGGGAGGAGGCCATCCAGCATTTCAAAGCTCTCATGTCTGATATG GTCCGGTCTTCGGATGCAACATGGTCAGACACACGTCGTAACCTGCGGAAGGACCATCGCTGGGAATCTGCATCactgctggagagagaggagaaggagaagctgTTTAACGAACACGTAGAAGCTCTAgctaagaagaagaaagaacatttCAGGCAGCTACTAGACGAGACCAGCATGGtgagaaat ATCACTCTGACAACCACCTGGAAGGAGGTAAAGAAGGTCATCAAGGAGGATCCTCGCTGTATTAAATTCTCTTCCAGTGACAGA AAGCGACAGCGGGAGTTTGAAGACTACATCAAGGACAAATACATCACAGCCAAGGCTGACTTCAGAACGCTGCTGAAAGAGACAAAGTTCATCACATACAG GTCAAGAAAGCTGATCCAGGAGTCAGAGCAGCATCTGAAAGATGTGGAGAAGATCCTTCAGAATGACAAGAGGTACCTCGTGTTGGAGTGTGTTCCTGAGGAGCGCAGGAAGCTCATCATGTTTTATATTGAAGACCTAG